The following proteins are encoded in a genomic region of Triticum dicoccoides isolate Atlit2015 ecotype Zavitan chromosome 1B, WEW_v2.0, whole genome shotgun sequence:
- the LOC119335137 gene encoding uncharacterized protein LOC119335137 has translation MYLQAEQRVGERNQAMASKSRPSRRPVAQHVTMADQVLHEGLPLSRAARTSSRGASTWRVRLLPLAEVAGEEEPAADGRGYRVPGGQAPPAALVSPITLFICQVSSELVIAYIVAFVDTATRCFNAALTC, from the exons ATGTACCTGCAGGCGGAGCAGCGGGTGGGGGAGCGAAATCAGGCGATGGCCAGCAAGTCAAGGCCGTCACGACGGCCGGTGGCGCAACACGTGACTATGGCGGACCAGGTGCTGCATGAGGGGCTGCCGCTGTCGCGTGCTGCCAGAACAAGCAGCAGGGGAGCTTCCACTTGGCGCGTGCGTCTCCTTCCTTTGGCAGAAGTAGCAG GTGAGGAAGAACCAGCTGCCGACGGGCGAGGTTATAGGGTACCTGGAGGCCAAGCACCACCTGCTGCTCTTGTCTCACCCATCACTTTGTTTATATGCCAAGTTTCAAGTGAGCTTGTCATAGCTTATATTGTTGCTTTTGTGGATACTGCTACCCGTTGCTTCAATGCTGCCTTAACTTGTTAG